The nucleotide window TGGTTGGCTCATCTACTTTTCCTGGACCAACTGCTACAACCGTTCCTTCCTGAGGTTTTTCTTTTGCAGTGTCTGGGATGATGATTCCTGATGCTGTTTTAGTTTCTGCAGGTGTTGGTTCTACCAAAACTCTGTCCGCTAATGGTTTGAAATTTACTGAC belongs to Chryseobacterium sp. KACC 21268 and includes:
- a CDS encoding co-chaperone GroES is translated as MSVNFKPLADRVLVEPTPAETKTASGIIIPDTAKEKPQEGTVVAVGPGKVDEPTTVKVGDKVLYGKYSGTELKFEGKDYLIVKEGDLLGIIG